From the genome of Longimicrobiaceae bacterium, one region includes:
- a CDS encoding metal-sulfur cluster assembly factor: MVTEAAVKKALRKVKDPEMHLDLVVLGLIYDIRIDGGRVDVTMTLTSPGCPVAGDILDQARAAVEGVEGVEQADVELTFSPPWTKERIPLTIRAALGM; encoded by the coding sequence ATGGTTACCGAAGCAGCCGTGAAGAAGGCCCTCCGCAAGGTCAAGGACCCGGAGATGCACCTGGACCTGGTGGTGCTGGGCCTCATCTACGACATCCGGATCGACGGCGGGCGGGTGGACGTGACCATGACGCTCACCTCGCCCGGCTGCCCCGTGGCGGGCGACATCCTGGACCAGGCGCGCGCCGCGGTCGAGGGCGTGGAAGGCGTGGAGCAGGCCGACGTGGAGCTGACCTTCAGCCCGCCGTGGACCAAGGAGCGCATCCCGCTCACCATCCGCGCTGCGCTGGGCATGTGA
- a CDS encoding ATP-dependent 6-phosphofructokinase: protein MTRPDPTPVRRIAINTGGGDAPGLNAVIRAATLAALREGWEVLGIRRGYMGLLEDEVDDEPGIFPLNAHAVRGIHHLGGTILGTTTRGNPFGLEVKQPDGTWGTEDRSQEIVDRFRELRIDALIAIGGDGSLNIAHALHAKGLPVVGVPKTIDNDLRATDLTFGFQTAVEVATDAIDRLHSTAEAHQRCMIVQVMGRHTGWIALESGLAGGADVILLPEIPYSVDRIADKVRGRDAARRRFSIVVVAEGAHPANGSPSYADPTGRYGGIADRLAVEIEAATGKETRSLVLGHIQRGGSPIAYDRNLALRFGAAAVRCIREGELGTMVALQGGSVRSVPLGDAVGELKRVPLEGDMMQAARQLGVSFGD from the coding sequence GTGACCCGTCCCGACCCCACGCCCGTGCGCCGCATCGCCATCAACACCGGCGGCGGAGACGCTCCGGGCCTCAACGCCGTGATCCGCGCGGCGACCTTGGCCGCGCTCCGGGAAGGGTGGGAGGTGCTGGGCATCCGCCGCGGCTACATGGGCCTGCTGGAGGACGAGGTCGACGACGAGCCGGGCATCTTCCCGCTCAACGCCCACGCCGTGCGCGGCATCCACCACCTGGGCGGCACCATCCTGGGCACCACCACGCGCGGGAACCCGTTCGGGCTGGAGGTCAAGCAGCCAGACGGCACCTGGGGCACCGAGGACCGCTCGCAGGAGATCGTGGACCGCTTCCGCGAGCTGCGCATCGACGCGCTCATCGCCATCGGCGGCGACGGCTCGCTCAACATCGCGCACGCCCTGCACGCCAAGGGGCTGCCAGTGGTGGGCGTGCCCAAGACGATCGACAACGACCTGCGCGCCACCGACCTCACCTTCGGCTTCCAGACCGCGGTCGAGGTCGCCACCGACGCCATCGACCGGCTGCACTCCACCGCCGAGGCGCACCAGCGCTGCATGATCGTGCAGGTGATGGGGCGCCACACCGGCTGGATCGCGCTCGAGTCCGGCCTGGCCGGCGGCGCCGACGTGATCCTGCTGCCCGAGATCCCGTACTCGGTCGACCGCATCGCAGACAAGGTGCGCGGCCGCGACGCCGCCCGCCGGCGCTTCAGCATCGTGGTGGTCGCCGAGGGCGCGCACCCGGCCAACGGCTCGCCCAGCTACGCCGACCCCACCGGCCGCTACGGCGGCATCGCCGACCGGCTGGCGGTGGAGATCGAGGCCGCCACGGGCAAGGAGACGCGCAGCCTGGTGCTGGGCCACATCCAGCGCGGCGGCAGCCCCATCGCGTACGACCGCAACCTGGCACTGCGCTTCGGCGCCGCCGCCGTGCGCTGCATCCGCGAGGGGGAGCTGGGCACCATGGTCGCGCTCCAGGGCGGCAGCGTCCGCTCGGTCCCTCTGGGCGACGCCGTGGGCGAGCTCAAGCGCGTGCCGCTGGAGGGCGACATGATGCAGGCCGCCCGCCAGCTCGGCGTCTCCTTCGGCGACTGA
- a CDS encoding plastocyanin/azurin family copper-binding protein, whose protein sequence is MSSFKRELLKLPALGLIVLAAACGGGDKAGSGEQAAPAADTGTAAAAPAAAAPAAAGNTIEVKMVTTQSGAAGQFQPSEITAKKGDVIHFVSDGGAQHNVDFTAAENPGAANLPAPSPYLAAPGQSYDLQVTMDAGTYKFQCDPHAPMGMKGTLTVQ, encoded by the coding sequence ATGTCCAGCTTCAAGCGCGAACTTCTCAAGCTTCCCGCGCTGGGACTGATCGTTCTCGCGGCCGCGTGCGGCGGCGGCGACAAGGCCGGCAGCGGCGAGCAGGCGGCCCCCGCGGCCGACACGGGCACGGCGGCGGCTGCCCCGGCGGCGGCGGCACCCGCGGCGGCCGGCAACACCATCGAGGTGAAGATGGTGACCACGCAGAGCGGCGCGGCGGGCCAGTTCCAGCCGTCGGAGATCACCGCCAAGAAGGGCGACGTGATCCACTTCGTGAGCGACGGCGGCGCGCAGCACAACGTCGACTTCACGGCGGCCGAGAACCCCGGAGCGGCGAACCTGCCCGCGCCCAGCCCGTACCTGGCCGCGCCCGGCCAGAGCTACGACCTGCAGGTGACCATGGACGCGGGCACGTACAAGTTCCAGTGCGACCCGCACGCGCCCATGGGCATGAAGGGCACGCTCACCGTCCAGTAA